From a single Gimesia fumaroli genomic region:
- a CDS encoding ligand-binding sensor domain-containing protein has product MTVRPKKSIHEPGRPTERAWFITAADDEGNYPLEGHGCNVMYCRYLREFKIEEDNQEDNLIYDLTQTAGSRFALVYTGTWVPQGEIIEGYKRWGRWWGRWDCRTLMSIRKFDADRNLHWHYTIPGVFRANSDLAERDSPTEPLDESVLQGFVSVKVASDGAVFALHNWADKDIEGIETQVRPELLKFDPYGNVLATVTLEKLREARQLDLDADDNVYVGGTWLLTSPNGLSRFNLQKYDSDLNLVKIVDDDDAPFPINHLIVKGDRIYCGTQSQGVVPGYSYTTYQNPVIWIYDLDLVQQSAIDMPGSTFSHVRGVAVDDDGNIYANGTFVNDSDTSTSYGTLQKFNSSGALQWFKSLGESTFPFYQPVHYRDDHIYVYAAIDQTLRKYTLDGVEVWSVPIVTWDDEDNDYSDLLPYMRSIDSDADGNLYLAGRHYEVSSIKLPLNVQKISPEGDVIWKYEIRRTQHDIAINQETGEFYTVGEVVEDDC; this is encoded by the coding sequence TTGACGGTTAGACCGAAGAAATCAATTCATGAGCCAGGCCGACCGACAGAGCGAGCCTGGTTCATCACCGCGGCAGACGACGAGGGAAACTATCCCCTTGAAGGACATGGCTGCAATGTAATGTATTGCCGATACCTGCGCGAGTTTAAAATCGAAGAAGACAATCAGGAAGATAACCTGATTTATGACCTCACCCAGACTGCCGGCAGTCGCTTCGCCTTGGTTTATACGGGAACCTGGGTTCCCCAGGGGGAGATCATCGAAGGCTATAAGAGGTGGGGCCGATGGTGGGGACGCTGGGATTGTCGCACTCTGATGAGCATTCGCAAGTTTGATGCAGACCGTAATCTGCACTGGCATTACACGATTCCCGGAGTCTTCAGAGCAAACTCGGATCTCGCAGAACGCGATTCCCCTACAGAGCCTCTTGATGAATCTGTCCTACAGGGGTTCGTGAGTGTAAAAGTCGCGTCGGACGGTGCTGTGTTTGCACTCCATAACTGGGCTGACAAAGACATTGAAGGAATCGAAACACAAGTTCGACCAGAGCTATTAAAATTCGATCCCTATGGTAATGTGCTCGCGACGGTAACGCTCGAAAAGTTGCGCGAAGCGCGTCAACTCGATCTGGATGCTGATGATAATGTCTATGTCGGTGGCACCTGGCTCTTGACCAGTCCAAATGGATTGAGCCGGTTTAATTTACAAAAATATGATTCCGACTTGAATCTGGTCAAAATCGTTGACGATGACGACGCTCCCTTCCCCATCAATCATCTCATTGTAAAAGGCGATCGCATTTATTGCGGGACTCAGTCTCAGGGAGTTGTACCGGGTTACTCTTACACGACATACCAGAATCCCGTCATCTGGATTTATGATCTGGATCTGGTCCAGCAAAGCGCTATTGATATGCCTGGCTCGACCTTTTCTCACGTGCGCGGTGTGGCTGTTGACGACGATGGCAACATCTACGCCAACGGTACCTTTGTGAATGACAGCGACACCAGCACAAGCTACGGCACCTTACAGAAATTCAATTCGTCGGGCGCGCTGCAGTGGTTTAAATCGTTAGGAGAATCAACGTTCCCCTTCTATCAGCCAGTTCATTACCGCGATGACCACATCTACGTTTACGCAGCAATCGACCAAACCCTCCGAAAATACACGCTCGATGGTGTTGAAGTCTGGAGTGTGCCGATTGTGACCTGGGACGATGAAGACAATGATTATTCTGATTTACTCCCTTACATGCGGTCGATCGATTCAGACGCAGATGGCAATCTGTATCTGGCCGGTCGGCATTACGAGGTCAGTTCTATAAAGCTTCCCTTGAATGTGCAAAAGATCTCTCCGGAAGGCGACGTGATTTGGAAATATGAAATCCGGAGGACGCAACACGACATCGCCATCAATCAAGAGACGGGAGAGTTTTATACAGTGGGTGAAGTGGTTGAGGATGACTGCTGA
- a CDS encoding tyrosine-type recombinase/integrase gives MAKLQTVQEFVTAYLKHVKAGMSPSTLKTYTKNLKPFLERFHNRCFSDLEPFEIEEYFDQVKLKQDGSEKAPDTIRLLMTAFENLQKWGIENKQLQERVAPRMKKPKGRRRERLPNERERELLLRAASPAFRLVYKALRQSGCRPNEMARAMIADLVTFDDSRMVVLSDHKTAKKTGEARRIPVGEKLGALIDASIGDRTEGPLFLSPRGSPWTAATLSKTFYRLRKRLNLADDLVLYLTRHEHATQVYSKTKDIHATARALGHSSIQTTQRYVKDNVEELTTNQDCVE, from the coding sequence ATGGCCAAACTACAAACAGTTCAGGAATTCGTGACGGCCTATCTGAAGCACGTCAAAGCCGGCATGAGTCCAAGTACTCTGAAAACGTATACGAAGAATCTGAAACCGTTCCTGGAGCGATTCCACAATCGCTGTTTCTCCGACCTGGAACCGTTTGAAATTGAGGAGTACTTCGACCAGGTCAAGCTGAAACAGGATGGATCCGAAAAGGCTCCGGACACGATCCGTCTGTTGATGACGGCTTTCGAAAACCTGCAGAAATGGGGCATTGAAAACAAACAGCTGCAGGAGCGGGTTGCTCCGCGGATGAAGAAACCGAAAGGCCGGCGGCGGGAGCGCCTGCCCAATGAGCGAGAACGGGAGCTCTTGTTACGGGCGGCGAGTCCGGCCTTTCGGCTCGTTTATAAAGCACTCCGGCAGTCCGGCTGCCGGCCGAATGAAATGGCACGCGCCATGATTGCGGATCTGGTAACGTTCGACGATTCACGGATGGTCGTTCTCTCCGATCACAAGACGGCCAAGAAGACCGGCGAGGCACGTCGTATCCCGGTTGGGGAAAAGCTGGGAGCATTGATCGACGCGTCGATCGGCGATCGCACGGAAGGTCCTCTGTTTCTCAGTCCGCGGGGCAGTCCCTGGACGGCGGCGACATTGTCAAAAACGTTTTACCGGCTCCGGAAGCGGCTCAATCTGGCCGATGACCTGGTCCTCTATCTGACCAGACACGAACACGCGACACAGGTCTATTCCAAAACGAAAGACATTCACGCGACGGCGCGGGCCTTGGGGCATTCTTCAATTCAGACGACGCAACGTTACGTCAAAGACAACGTCGAGGAGCTGACCACGAATCAGGATTGTGTGGAATAA
- a CDS encoding DNA-methyltransferase, whose protein sequence is MTRKNLSLKKYRQAEAVKLSLGKPFFESEGIAIYQGDSLELGSNLPHSVFDALISDPPYCSGAAGTAVGADPSKKYCHSGNTLGRPSFGGDFRDQRSFKYWCSLWIGQALRACKETAYGLVFTDWRQLSTMIDALQAGGFCFKGLISWNKGRGARAPHKGFFRHQCEYIPWGTKGAVPRLTDRGPFDGCYSIPVLQKDKHHMTGKPTELMQRLVQCVPKGGIALDPFCGSGTTLVASALEGRQAIGFEASEEYCEIAARRIEAAKRGELMKYERPVAV, encoded by the coding sequence ATGACACGGAAGAATTTGTCACTTAAAAAGTATCGGCAGGCAGAAGCGGTGAAATTGAGTCTAGGTAAACCGTTTTTTGAATCAGAGGGAATTGCCATCTATCAAGGTGACTCGCTGGAGCTGGGAAGCAATCTGCCGCATTCAGTATTCGATGCCTTGATCTCGGATCCCCCCTATTGCTCCGGAGCGGCCGGGACCGCGGTCGGCGCGGATCCGTCCAAGAAGTACTGCCATAGCGGTAACACGCTAGGACGTCCCTCGTTTGGTGGTGATTTTCGCGACCAGCGGTCGTTCAAATACTGGTGTTCGCTTTGGATCGGCCAGGCATTACGGGCCTGCAAAGAGACAGCCTACGGCCTGGTATTTACCGACTGGCGACAGCTGTCGACAATGATCGATGCCCTGCAGGCCGGCGGGTTTTGTTTCAAGGGATTGATCAGCTGGAACAAAGGCCGCGGTGCACGTGCTCCACATAAAGGATTCTTTCGGCATCAATGCGAATATATCCCCTGGGGAACCAAGGGAGCGGTTCCCAGGCTAACCGATCGGGGACCATTCGACGGCTGTTATTCGATCCCGGTTTTACAGAAAGACAAACACCACATGACCGGCAAGCCGACCGAATTGATGCAACGCCTAGTCCAATGCGTGCCGAAAGGCGGAATCGCACTGGATCCATTCTGCGGATCGGGCACCACTTTGGTCGCATCAGCTTTGGAAGGACGCCAGGCGATCGGCTTCGAGGCATCAGAGGAATATTGCGAGATCGCGGCCCGGCGGATCGAAGCGGCGAAACGTGGTGAGCTGATGAAGTATGAACGGCCTGTAGCTGTTTGA
- a CDS encoding VOC family protein, giving the protein MDDLETVELKAFVPARDFALSKQFYEDLGFTIPWSSDELAYLHHGNCTFLLQKFYVKQHAENFMMHLSVKSVDAWWAHVQNQQLAEKYHVQLSPPEQRPWNMRDFILTDPTGVLWRISENTD; this is encoded by the coding sequence ATGGACGATCTGGAAACCGTCGAACTGAAAGCATTTGTTCCCGCAAGAGACTTTGCGCTGTCGAAACAGTTTTACGAGGACCTCGGCTTCACAATTCCCTGGTCGTCCGATGAACTGGCCTATCTTCATCACGGGAACTGTACGTTCCTGCTGCAAAAATTTTATGTGAAACAGCATGCAGAAAACTTTATGATGCATCTCTCCGTTAAAAGCGTCGATGCCTGGTGGGCTCACGTCCAGAACCAACAGCTCGCCGAAAAGTACCACGTGCAACTCTCACCTCCCGAACAACGCCCCTGGAACATGCGCGACTTCATCCTGACCGACCCCACCGGCGTCCTCTGGCGCATCTCAGAAAACACCGACTGA
- a CDS encoding ASCH domain-containing protein: MTHSWKLPVIGICVTVSADPSVKISKDVRRTFGFRDLQPGALLKAAVRTQGQLGVTIKVIRVVSVRKEALSKMEHNHEYGQQEAAREGYPHLSGKEFVNCFCKKYKVVPSTPVTRIEFTDV, encoded by the coding sequence ATGACGCACTCCTGGAAATTGCCGGTGATCGGGATCTGTGTCACAGTTTCGGCCGATCCTTCGGTGAAGATTTCAAAAGATGTGAGACGGACTTTTGGTTTCCGTGATCTGCAGCCAGGTGCATTACTCAAAGCGGCCGTAAGGACTCAAGGACAACTCGGTGTCACGATCAAGGTGATTCGCGTCGTCTCCGTCCGAAAAGAAGCACTGAGCAAAATGGAACACAACCATGAATACGGTCAACAGGAGGCAGCTCGTGAAGGCTACCCCCATCTGTCCGGCAAAGAATTTGTGAATTGCTTTTGTAAGAAATATAAAGTGGTCCCGTCGACGCCGGTGACGCGGATTGAATTTACTGATGTTTGA
- a CDS encoding Imm7 family immunity protein, which produces MLLGFGWCHLRSNRSPLSTATLATAVSIDAEIDKADEELWQNFREWMEQSAGSFLKWQLYEGLNNEHGLLTYCVSRNHRSSVVWDMLEWISKNGPGSYGLFYCHDDEDVMERTGYNRNPPMDYDNVFRVHRLLNGELTELDDPFFGMIEGNICPVHPYNRPDED; this is translated from the coding sequence ATGTTGCTCGGTTTTGGCTGGTGCCACCTACGCAGTAACCGTTCGCCCTTGAGTACAGCCACGTTAGCGACTGCTGTCTCAATAGATGCTGAAATAGATAAGGCGGATGAAGAACTGTGGCAGAACTTTAGGGAATGGATGGAACAGTCTGCTGGATCATTTCTGAAATGGCAACTATATGAAGGGCTCAATAATGAGCATGGCCTGTTGACATATTGTGTGTCACGGAATCACAGATCATCGGTTGTTTGGGATATGCTCGAATGGATTTCTAAAAACGGTCCTGGTAGTTATGGATTATTTTACTGTCATGATGACGAAGACGTTATGGAGCGAACTGGTTACAACCGGAATCCTCCGATGGATTATGATAATGTTTTCCGAGTTCACCGCTTACTCAATGGGGAACTGACAGAATTAGACGATCCGTTTTTTGGTATGATTGAAGGTAACATATGCCCGGTGCATCCCTATAATCGCCCAGATGAAGATTAA
- a CDS encoding zinc-ribbon domain containing protein, with product MENSLHSNKGAYKMCMNFDTGRNPTDEEIREAERILKQRPIKQKDHPSAVAANHKKLSHINTYGDLPNFYLDQPFTCRQCGKREIWKAKDQKWYYEEAKGHIDARAVECHACRKAKKSSNSD from the coding sequence ATGGAAAATTCTCTGCATAGTAATAAGGGAGCCTATAAGATGTGTATGAACTTTGATACAGGGCGAAATCCGACTGACGAAGAGATTCGTGAAGCTGAAAGAATTCTGAAGCAACGTCCGATTAAACAAAAGGACCATCCCTCAGCAGTAGCTGCTAACCATAAAAAACTATCCCACATAAACACTTATGGTGACCTTCCCAATTTTTATTTAGACCAACCATTTACATGTCGTCAGTGTGGGAAACGCGAAATCTGGAAGGCCAAAGACCAGAAGTGGTACTATGAAGAAGCTAAGGGACATATTGATGCAAGGGCGGTTGAATGTCATGCATGTCGCAAAGCTAAAAAATCAAGTAATAGCGATTGA